Proteins from one Embleya scabrispora genomic window:
- a CDS encoding GNAT family N-acetyltransferase has protein sequence MTRPEIVRATESLAIGPRRHDLLDTYLRWTNDPVVMRGNGRFEPEEREVLRAALDVMISGPNAHFTVYDRLRTDPHEGPLPIGTATLSIDRPVAAAEFFITLGEEGRGRGLAAPATRLVLDFAFEEAGLENVFLAVLEPNVAAIRAYTRAGFQRIGHRRRSALWAGSRVDEVLMDAIPTSLEPA, from the coding sequence CCCCGAAATCGTGCGCGCCACCGAATCCCTGGCCATCGGGCCCAGGCGCCACGACCTGCTGGACACATACCTGCGCTGGACGAACGACCCGGTGGTCATGCGCGGCAACGGGCGCTTCGAGCCGGAGGAACGTGAAGTGCTCCGCGCCGCACTCGACGTCATGATTTCGGGGCCCAACGCTCACTTCACCGTGTACGACCGCCTTCGCACGGATCCTCACGAGGGGCCGCTTCCGATCGGCACCGCGACCTTGTCCATCGACCGCCCCGTCGCAGCGGCCGAGTTCTTCATCACCCTGGGCGAGGAAGGCCGCGGCCGAGGACTCGCGGCCCCCGCCACCCGTCTGGTACTCGACTTCGCCTTCGAGGAAGCCGGCTTGGAGAACGTGTTCCTCGCGGTCTTGGAACCGAACGTGGCGGCGATCCGGGCCTACACGCGAGCGGGATTCCAACGCATCGGCCACCGCCGCCGCAGTGCGCTGTGGGCCGGCAGTCGGGTGGACGAAGTCCTGATGGACGCCATCCCGACGTCGTTGGAACCGGCCTGA
- the fdxA gene encoding ferredoxin translates to MTYVIALPCVDVTDKACMEECPLDCIYEGKRMLYIQPNECTDCGACEPVCPVEAIYFEDDMPEEWRHFTDVNAEFFTTLGDPGGSAKVGPTGRDHPFVSALPPQSDSA, encoded by the coding sequence ATGACATATGTGATCGCTTTGCCCTGTGTGGACGTCACCGACAAGGCATGCATGGAGGAATGCCCCCTCGACTGCATCTACGAGGGAAAACGCATGCTCTACATCCAGCCGAACGAGTGCACCGACTGCGGCGCGTGCGAGCCGGTGTGTCCCGTCGAAGCAATCTACTTCGAGGACGACATGCCGGAGGAGTGGCGGCACTTCACCGACGTCAACGCCGAGTTCTTCACCACCCTCGGCGACCCCGGCGGCAGCGCAAAGGTCGGCCCCACCGGCCGGGACCACCCATTCGTGTCCGCACTCCCACCCCAGAGCGACTCGGCTTGA
- the soxR gene encoding redox-sensitive transcriptional activator SoxR, which yields MTSYRSGEVRARPDDWLTIGEVSTRTGAAVSALRFYEELGLIASERDDRNQRRYPRHMLRRVALISVAKRIGIPLQDLREAFADVPLDRPPSHQEWQRASRGWKRRLEERRQTIERLEAELTGCIGCGCLSMKACALLNPGDTLGEEGVGPRRV from the coding sequence ATGACGAGCTACCGTTCCGGTGAGGTTCGGGCCCGCCCGGACGACTGGTTGACCATCGGCGAGGTGAGTACCCGGACCGGGGCGGCCGTCTCCGCTCTGCGGTTCTACGAGGAGCTGGGCCTGATCGCGTCCGAACGCGACGACCGCAACCAGCGCCGCTACCCGCGCCACATGCTGCGCCGAGTCGCGTTGATCTCGGTGGCCAAGCGAATCGGTATCCCGTTGCAGGACCTCCGGGAGGCGTTCGCCGATGTGCCGCTCGACCGTCCGCCCAGCCACCAGGAGTGGCAGCGCGCCTCGCGCGGTTGGAAGCGTCGACTGGAGGAGCGCCGGCAGACCATCGAGCGGCTTGAGGCCGAGCTGACCGGGTGCATCGGCTGCGGATGCCTGTCGATGAAGGCGTGCGCTTTGCTGAACCCGGGCGACACGCTCGGCGAAGAGGGTGTCGGACCCCGACGCGTGTGA
- a CDS encoding MerR family transcriptional regulator: protein MKIGELAAATGTPVRLLRYYEEQGLLEPDRLDSGHRRYGDGAPAVVRRIRALLDAGLPTRVIRDLQPCIRQDGTIAECTLETLQEHLEGLDNRISALAETRTSLAGLISATQAHEQALV from the coding sequence ATGAAGATCGGTGAGCTCGCCGCTGCTACTGGCACCCCGGTCCGTCTGCTGCGCTACTACGAGGAGCAGGGCCTTCTGGAGCCCGACCGCCTCGACAGTGGCCACCGCCGCTACGGCGACGGCGCCCCCGCCGTGGTCCGGCGCATTCGGGCGCTGTTGGACGCCGGCCTGCCGACCCGCGTCATCCGCGACCTGCAGCCGTGCATTCGCCAAGACGGCACGATCGCGGAATGCACGCTGGAGACCCTTCAGGAACACCTCGAAGGTCTGGACAACCGGATCTCCGCGCTCGCGGAAACCCGCACCTCTTTGGCCGGCCTCATCTCCGCCACCCAGGCCCACGAACAGGCCCTCGTCTAG
- a CDS encoding putative quinol monooxygenase, which produces MTNTDRPLALYGFLRPRPEYADEVRRALSSFVEPTRQEPGNLEYHLHEHEDGRFFLYEVWRSQEDLDRHNALPSLRAFLDNLSTYLEEAPEAYFDTMLSPYAEPDPIPA; this is translated from the coding sequence ATGACGAACACGGATCGCCCCCTGGCCCTCTACGGTTTCCTGCGCCCCAGGCCGGAGTACGCGGACGAAGTCCGGCGCGCCCTCTCTTCTTTCGTGGAACCCACCCGGCAAGAGCCGGGCAACCTGGAGTACCACCTCCACGAGCACGAGGACGGCCGCTTCTTCCTCTACGAGGTCTGGCGCTCCCAGGAAGACCTGGACCGACACAACGCGCTGCCGTCGCTGCGCGCCTTCCTGGACAACCTGTCGACCTACCTGGAGGAAGCCCCGGAGGCCTACTTCGACACCATGCTCAGCCCATACGCCGAGCCCGACCCGATCCCCGCCTGA
- a CDS encoding DUF397 domain-containing protein, whose amino-acid sequence MIQVPRLGDAAWRKSTHSNGDGGACVEVAPGFEVVPIRDSKDPSVGHLVVAPGAWSALVSTLRAV is encoded by the coding sequence ATGATCCAAGTTCCCCGTCTCGGCGATGCGGCGTGGCGCAAGTCGACCCACAGCAACGGGGATGGAGGTGCCTGCGTGGAAGTTGCCCCCGGCTTCGAGGTCGTGCCGATTCGGGACTCGAAGGACCCGAGCGTTGGTCACCTCGTTGTTGCCCCGGGCGCTTGGTCGGCGTTGGTGTCGACGCTGCGTGCGGTCTGA
- a CDS encoding helix-turn-helix domain-containing protein — protein MRFEAAPDGEKRLHRFGLAIRAQRERMGLTLADMAAAYGYSTSTWSRYENGSPIPPELPAKLDELMGTHGMFAVLWDMIKNERWPNRYRDYMRLEDGAREIAEYAPYVVPGLLQTPEYARALFQAVNPDATADTIESMVDLRMSRQARLRSSDPPYVSAVLDETVIRRAVGGSAVLCAQLEALLPLVDTSRTLLRVAPLARGAHAALGAPLIILGLPDGGQVAYLEGLVNGQLLEDPDTVRARRRSYDRVSAEALTPGESAALITAVIKEKQS, from the coding sequence GTGCGCTTCGAGGCAGCTCCCGATGGCGAAAAACGTTTGCACCGGTTCGGACTCGCCATCAGGGCGCAGCGCGAACGGATGGGCTTGACGCTGGCCGACATGGCGGCGGCGTACGGCTATTCGACGTCGACATGGTCTCGCTACGAAAACGGCAGCCCCATTCCGCCGGAGCTGCCCGCGAAGTTGGACGAACTCATGGGAACCCACGGCATGTTCGCCGTTCTCTGGGACATGATCAAGAATGAGCGGTGGCCGAACCGGTATCGCGATTACATGCGACTCGAAGACGGGGCAAGGGAGATCGCCGAGTACGCGCCGTACGTAGTCCCAGGTCTGTTGCAGACCCCCGAGTATGCTCGTGCGCTGTTCCAAGCCGTGAACCCGGATGCCACGGCCGACACGATCGAGTCCATGGTGGATCTTCGAATGAGTCGTCAGGCTCGGCTGCGCAGCTCCGACCCGCCCTACGTCTCCGCCGTGCTCGACGAAACAGTCATCAGGCGGGCGGTTGGCGGTTCGGCCGTTCTATGTGCGCAACTCGAAGCGCTGTTGCCCCTCGTGGACACGTCGCGAACGCTCCTGCGGGTTGCTCCGCTTGCCCGAGGTGCACACGCCGCCTTGGGCGCCCCGTTGATCATACTTGGCTTGCCCGATGGTGGGCAGGTCGCGTATCTCGAAGGGCTCGTCAACGGGCAACTTCTCGAAGACCCGGATACTGTGCGGGCCCGTCGGCGGTCCTACGATCGGGTTAGCGCCGAAGCGCTGACGCCGGGTGAGTCGGCAGCCCTGATTACGGCGGTCATCAAGGAGAAGCAGTCATGA
- a CDS encoding SDR family NAD(P)-dependent oxidoreductase produces MSQDETANPASAPRGCAVVTGASSGIGAATAVHLASLGYEVVLGARRKDRLEEVVARCAGRGRALPLDVADPDSVAAFAAEVERCDVLVNNAGFARGTESVAEADEAAWTAMYETNVLGTLRVTKAFLPLLIASGDGQVITIGSVAGREPYEGGAGYNAAKHAVTAMTRVLRLELRGQPVRVCQIDPGMVETEFTLNRLGGDAEGASAVYAGMTPLVAQDIAECVGWVATRPPHVNIDAMTVLARDQTSARVVHRRS; encoded by the coding sequence ATGAGCCAGGACGAGACCGCGAACCCCGCTTCCGCGCCCCGGGGTTGTGCGGTGGTGACCGGTGCCAGCAGCGGGATCGGCGCCGCGACCGCCGTGCATCTGGCGAGCCTGGGCTACGAGGTCGTGCTCGGCGCGCGGCGCAAGGACCGGTTGGAGGAGGTGGTCGCGCGCTGCGCCGGAAGGGGCCGGGCGCTGCCGCTGGATGTCGCCGATCCGGACTCGGTCGCCGCGTTCGCCGCCGAGGTGGAGCGGTGTGACGTGCTGGTCAACAACGCGGGCTTCGCGCGCGGCACGGAGTCGGTCGCGGAGGCCGACGAGGCGGCGTGGACGGCGATGTACGAGACGAATGTGCTCGGGACGTTGCGGGTGACGAAGGCGTTTTTGCCGCTGCTGATCGCCTCCGGCGACGGTCAGGTGATCACGATCGGCTCGGTGGCGGGGCGGGAGCCGTACGAGGGCGGCGCCGGGTACAACGCGGCCAAGCACGCGGTGACGGCGATGACGCGGGTGTTGCGGCTCGAACTGCGCGGGCAGCCGGTGCGGGTGTGCCAGATCGATCCGGGCATGGTCGAGACCGAGTTCACGCTGAACCGGCTCGGCGGGGACGCCGAGGGCGCGTCGGCGGTGTACGCGGGGATGACGCCGCTGGTGGCCCAGGACATCGCGGAGTGCGTGGGGTGGGTGGCGACCCGGCCGCCACATGTGAACATCGACGCGATGACGGTGCTGGCCCGGGACCAGACGTCGGCGCGCGTGGTGCACCGGCGGTCCTGA
- a CDS encoding M1 family metallopeptidase: MSDQGPRSGAGEAYFATHGDPRYRVHRYELTLDYRPGPNRLAGSARIGAVAGDRPLGEIVLDLAEFRIGRVLVDGHQARYTHRAGKLRVRPGTAIRARAAFTVEVHYVGNPKPVRSPWGGVGWEELTDGSLVAGQPIGAPSWYPCNDRVDDKAAYQISVTAPSMYAVVVGGRLLTRSSRGGNSTWVYEQPAPTASYLVTVSIGRYETVPLPGTGVPQVAHVPGRLVSRFRSDFGRQPQMMTLFEELFGPYPFGEYTVVVTDDDLDIPIEAQGMATFGANHVDGARGAERLVAHELAHQWFGNSVGLADWRHIWLNEGFARYAEWLWSERSGGRSAAVQAAIEHADLSGRPQDLLLGSPRPKLIFDDRIYGRGALTVHAVRCALGDVAFFAMLRDWATTHRHGLVGTDDFTAHAARYASRPLDALFEAWLDREALPPLPVGQAASAPPSAPAASPQRRGRLGWPWGSGQGGSSG; the protein is encoded by the coding sequence GTGAGCGACCAGGGGCCGCGCTCGGGTGCCGGCGAGGCGTACTTCGCCACACACGGCGACCCGCGCTACCGCGTACACCGCTACGAGCTGACCCTGGACTACCGCCCGGGCCCCAACCGCCTGGCCGGCAGCGCCCGGATCGGCGCGGTGGCCGGTGACCGCCCGCTCGGCGAGATCGTGCTCGACCTGGCCGAGTTCCGCATCGGTCGGGTGCTCGTGGATGGTCACCAGGCGCGCTACACGCACCGCGCGGGCAAGTTGCGGGTGCGGCCGGGGACGGCGATCCGGGCCCGGGCGGCGTTCACCGTCGAGGTGCACTACGTCGGCAATCCCAAGCCGGTACGCAGCCCCTGGGGCGGGGTCGGCTGGGAGGAGTTGACCGACGGCTCGCTCGTGGCCGGCCAGCCGATCGGCGCGCCGTCCTGGTACCCGTGCAACGACCGGGTCGACGACAAGGCGGCCTACCAGATCTCGGTCACCGCGCCGTCGATGTACGCCGTGGTGGTCGGCGGCCGGCTGCTCACCCGCAGCAGCCGGGGCGGCAACTCCACGTGGGTCTACGAGCAGCCCGCGCCCACCGCGAGCTACCTGGTCACCGTCTCGATCGGGCGCTACGAGACCGTCCCGCTCCCGGGGACGGGCGTACCGCAGGTCGCGCATGTGCCGGGGCGGCTGGTGTCCCGGTTCCGGTCGGACTTCGGCCGCCAACCGCAGATGATGACGCTGTTCGAGGAGCTGTTCGGGCCGTACCCGTTCGGCGAGTACACCGTGGTGGTCACCGACGACGACCTCGATATCCCGATCGAGGCGCAGGGGATGGCCACCTTCGGGGCCAATCACGTGGACGGGGCGCGTGGCGCCGAACGGCTGGTCGCGCACGAGTTGGCGCACCAGTGGTTCGGGAACAGCGTGGGCCTGGCCGACTGGCGGCACATCTGGCTGAACGAGGGCTTCGCGCGCTACGCGGAGTGGTTGTGGTCCGAGCGCTCGGGCGGGCGCAGCGCCGCCGTGCAGGCCGCGATCGAGCACGCCGACCTGAGCGGGCGGCCGCAGGATCTGCTGCTGGGATCGCCGCGTCCGAAGCTGATCTTCGACGACCGGATCTACGGGCGGGGCGCGCTGACCGTGCACGCGGTGCGGTGTGCGCTGGGCGATGTGGCGTTCTTCGCGATGTTGCGGGACTGGGCCACGACACACCGGCACGGGCTGGTCGGCACCGACGACTTCACCGCGCACGCGGCGCGGTACGCCTCCCGGCCGCTGGACGCGTTGTTCGAGGCGTGGTTGGACCGCGAGGCGCTGCCGCCGTTGCCGGTCGGGCAGGCCGCTTCCGCGCCGCCGTCCGCGCCCGCCGCGTCGCCGCAGCGGCGGGGGCGGTTGGGGTGGCCGTGGGGGTCGGGGCAGGGCGGGTCCTCCGGCTGA
- a CDS encoding Pls/PosA family non-ribosomal peptide synthetase: MAIALPLRATDDPFGTAPTSTPAVYSGRPASTPRTLVDILDATVRAHPNEPALDDGRRTLTYRALAAEVEGLRRRLAEAGIGVGDRVGVRVPSGSNDLYICILAVLAAGAAYVPVDAEDPDERADLVFGEAGVAAVLGAERDLRVTHVGDPRPPARPTPADDAWIIFTSGSTGKPKGVAVTHRNAAAFVDAEAGLFLQEEPIGPGDRVMAGLSVAFDASCEEMWLAWRYGACLVTVPRSRVRSGADLGPWLAEQEITVVSTVPTLAALWPTEALLDVRLLIFGGEACPPELVERVVAEGREVWNTYGPTEATVVACGAPLTGEGPVRIGLPLDGWELAVVDAEGRPVAMGETGELVIGGVGLARYLDPAKDAEKYAPLDSMGWERAYRSGDVVRADAEGLVFVGRGDEQIKLGGRRIELGEIDAALQALPGVVGAAAAVRTVKGGNQLLVGYLVTGDGWDREDAVARLRAELPAALVPRLAPVADLPTRTSGKVDRDALPWPLADTEDSGPAEQLYGTEAWLAEQWTDVLGIAPGSAQDDFFAIGGNSLAAARLTTLLRERYPAAAVADIYQQPTLRKLARRLERSAQDAGASRKVAPTPTRARVAQLLLLIPLYTLIGLRWTVGLLALGNVAAWFGHYPWAPTASWWWVAAGWAVLFSPPGRVAISAGGARLLLRGLRPGTYPRGGGVHIRLWAAEQLADASGATSLSGAWLLRYARALGAKVGRDVDLHTLPPVTGLLKLGRGCAVEAEVDLSGHWLDGDRLEIGAIKVGAGAIVGTRSTLFPGARIGRSAEVAAGSAVTGNVPPSRRWGGVPAVRLGKVDRGRFGDRPPRKPLWSVLYGIGGLLPTVLPIVAAVPALFVLGAFVHPGDGLGTALGGALLALVPAVAAFAAVYALSIVLLVRLLSLGLRPGYHPLHGRIGWQAWTVTQLMDLAREKLFPIYASLFTPVWLRALGMKVGKGVEASTVLALPSLTTVGDGAFLADDTLIASYELGGGWIRIGAATIGERAFLGNSGMTAPGRSVPARGLVGVLSATPKKTKKGGSYLGMPPMRLPRSADVADQGLTYDPPARLRWARGLVELCRAIPVLCSAALALLTLTALAWLGTYSLVLAALLSGLVLLACGAAACVVSIAAKWLLVGRFRPVEHPLWSGFVWRNELADTFVEVLAVPWLVGRVSGTSVLNLWLRGLGAHIGRGVWCESYWLPEADLVTLEDAVSVGRGCVLQTHLFHDRIMRMDTVILREGATLGPRGIVLPGSTIGARSTLGPASLVMRGETVPEDTGWLGNPIEAWRR; this comes from the coding sequence ATGGCCATAGCGCTACCGCTGCGCGCCACCGACGATCCGTTCGGTACCGCGCCCACGTCGACCCCCGCCGTCTACTCCGGACGGCCCGCTTCGACGCCCCGCACGCTCGTGGACATCCTGGACGCCACCGTCCGTGCCCACCCCAACGAACCCGCCCTCGACGACGGCCGCCGTACGCTCACGTATCGCGCCTTGGCCGCCGAGGTGGAGGGACTGCGCCGGCGGCTCGCCGAGGCCGGGATCGGGGTCGGCGACCGGGTCGGCGTCCGGGTGCCCTCCGGCAGCAACGACCTGTACATCTGCATCCTCGCCGTGCTGGCCGCCGGCGCCGCCTACGTCCCGGTCGACGCCGAGGACCCCGACGAGCGCGCCGACCTGGTGTTCGGCGAGGCCGGGGTGGCCGCCGTACTGGGCGCCGAACGCGACCTGCGCGTCACTCACGTGGGTGACCCGCGCCCGCCGGCCCGCCCCACCCCCGCCGACGACGCCTGGATCATCTTCACCTCCGGCTCCACCGGCAAGCCCAAGGGCGTCGCGGTCACCCACCGCAACGCCGCCGCCTTCGTCGACGCCGAGGCCGGCCTCTTCCTCCAAGAGGAGCCGATCGGCCCCGGCGACCGGGTGATGGCCGGCCTTTCGGTCGCCTTCGACGCCTCCTGCGAGGAGATGTGGCTGGCCTGGCGCTACGGCGCCTGCCTGGTCACCGTGCCCCGCTCGCGGGTGCGATCCGGCGCCGACCTCGGACCCTGGCTGGCCGAGCAGGAGATCACCGTGGTCTCCACCGTGCCGACGCTCGCCGCGCTGTGGCCGACCGAGGCGCTGCTCGATGTACGCCTGCTGATCTTCGGCGGCGAGGCATGCCCGCCGGAACTGGTCGAGCGGGTGGTCGCCGAGGGCCGCGAGGTCTGGAACACGTACGGCCCGACCGAGGCCACCGTGGTCGCCTGCGGCGCGCCGCTCACCGGCGAGGGCCCGGTCCGCATCGGCCTGCCGCTCGACGGCTGGGAGCTGGCCGTGGTCGACGCCGAGGGCCGCCCCGTCGCGATGGGCGAGACCGGCGAACTGGTGATCGGCGGCGTCGGCCTGGCCCGCTACCTCGACCCGGCCAAGGACGCGGAGAAGTACGCCCCGCTGGACTCGATGGGCTGGGAGCGCGCCTACCGCAGCGGCGACGTGGTCCGCGCCGACGCCGAGGGCCTGGTCTTCGTCGGCCGCGGCGACGAGCAGATCAAGCTCGGCGGCCGCCGCATCGAACTGGGCGAGATCGACGCCGCTCTCCAGGCGCTGCCCGGCGTGGTGGGCGCCGCCGCGGCCGTGCGCACCGTCAAGGGCGGCAACCAGCTCCTGGTCGGCTACCTGGTCACCGGCGACGGCTGGGACCGCGAGGACGCGGTGGCCCGGCTGCGCGCCGAACTGCCCGCAGCCCTCGTACCCCGCCTCGCCCCGGTCGCCGACCTGCCCACCCGCACCTCCGGCAAGGTGGACCGCGACGCGCTGCCCTGGCCGCTCGCCGACACCGAGGACAGCGGCCCCGCCGAACAGCTGTACGGCACCGAGGCCTGGCTTGCCGAGCAGTGGACCGATGTGCTCGGCATCGCCCCGGGCAGCGCGCAGGACGACTTCTTCGCGATCGGCGGGAACAGCCTGGCCGCCGCCCGGCTCACCACCCTGTTGCGCGAGCGATATCCGGCGGCCGCCGTCGCGGACATCTACCAGCAGCCCACGCTGCGCAAACTCGCCCGCCGCCTGGAGCGCTCGGCCCAGGACGCGGGCGCGAGCCGCAAGGTGGCGCCCACGCCGACCCGGGCCCGAGTGGCCCAGCTGCTCCTGCTGATCCCGCTGTACACGCTGATCGGCCTGCGCTGGACGGTCGGCCTGCTCGCCCTCGGCAACGTCGCCGCCTGGTTCGGCCACTACCCGTGGGCACCCACCGCGTCCTGGTGGTGGGTCGCGGCGGGCTGGGCCGTGTTGTTCAGCCCGCCGGGACGGGTGGCCATCTCCGCCGGCGGCGCTCGGCTGCTGCTGCGCGGGCTGCGTCCCGGGACGTATCCGCGCGGCGGCGGTGTGCACATCCGGCTGTGGGCGGCCGAGCAGTTGGCCGACGCGAGCGGGGCGACCTCGCTGTCCGGGGCCTGGCTGCTGCGCTACGCCCGCGCGCTCGGCGCCAAGGTCGGCCGCGACGTCGACCTGCACACGCTGCCGCCGGTCACCGGCCTGCTCAAGCTCGGCCGGGGCTGCGCGGTGGAGGCCGAGGTGGACCTGTCCGGCCACTGGCTGGACGGCGACCGCCTGGAGATCGGCGCGATCAAGGTCGGCGCCGGCGCGATCGTGGGCACCCGCAGCACGCTCTTCCCCGGCGCGCGGATCGGCCGCTCGGCCGAGGTCGCGGCGGGCTCCGCGGTCACCGGCAACGTGCCGCCGAGCCGGCGCTGGGGCGGGGTGCCGGCGGTACGGCTCGGCAAGGTGGATCGGGGCCGGTTCGGCGATCGGCCGCCGCGCAAGCCGCTGTGGTCCGTGCTGTACGGCATCGGCGGACTGCTCCCGACCGTGCTGCCGATCGTGGCGGCCGTACCCGCGCTGTTCGTCCTCGGCGCGTTCGTGCACCCCGGCGACGGCCTCGGTACGGCGCTCGGCGGCGCGCTGCTCGCGCTGGTCCCGGCCGTGGCCGCCTTCGCGGCGGTGTACGCGCTGTCCATCGTGCTGCTCGTGCGGTTGCTCAGCCTGGGCCTGCGTCCCGGCTACCACCCGCTGCACGGCCGGATCGGCTGGCAGGCGTGGACCGTCACCCAGTTGATGGACCTGGCCCGGGAGAAGTTGTTCCCGATCTACGCGAGCCTGTTCACGCCGGTGTGGTTGCGGGCGCTCGGGATGAAGGTGGGCAAGGGCGTCGAGGCGTCCACCGTGCTGGCGCTGCCGAGCCTGACCACGGTCGGCGACGGGGCGTTCCTGGCCGACGACACGCTGATCGCCTCCTACGAACTCGGCGGCGGGTGGATCCGGATCGGCGCCGCGACGATCGGCGAGCGGGCCTTCCTGGGCAACTCCGGGATGACCGCCCCCGGCCGCTCGGTGCCCGCGCGCGGCCTGGTCGGCGTGTTGTCGGCGACGCCGAAGAAGACCAAGAAGGGCGGCTCGTACCTGGGCATGCCGCCGATGCGCCTGCCCCGTTCGGCCGACGTCGCCGATCAGGGCCTGACCTACGACCCGCCGGCCCGGCTGCGCTGGGCGCGCGGCCTGGTCGAGCTGTGCCGGGCGATCCCGGTGTTGTGCTCGGCGGCGCTGGCGCTGCTCACGCTGACCGCGCTGGCCTGGCTCGGCACGTACTCGCTCGTCCTGGCCGCGCTGCTCTCCGGCCTGGTCCTGCTCGCCTGCGGGGCGGCGGCGTGCGTGGTGTCGATCGCGGCCAAGTGGCTCCTGGTCGGCCGGTTCCGGCCGGTCGAACACCCGCTGTGGAGCGGCTTCGTGTGGCGCAACGAGTTGGCCGACACGTTCGTCGAGGTGCTGGCGGTGCCGTGGCTGGTCGGCCGGGTGTCCGGGACCTCCGTGCTCAACCTGTGGCTGCGCGGCCTGGGAGCGCACATCGGGCGCGGCGTGTGGTGCGAGAGCTACTGGCTGCCGGAGGCGGACCTGGTCACCCTGGAGGACGCGGTGAGCGTGGGGCGCGGCTGCGTACTCCAGACGCATCTCTTCCACGACCGGATCATGCGCATGGATACTGTGATCCTTCGCGAGGGCGCCACGCTCGGCCCGCGCGGGATCGTACTGCCCGGCAGCACGATCGGGGCACGCAGCACGCTGGGCCCCGCCTCGCTGGTGATGCGGGGCGAGACCGTTCCGGAGGACACCGGCTGGCTGGGCAACCCGATCGAGGCCTGGCGACGGTGA
- a CDS encoding sigma-70 family RNA polymerase sigma factor produces the protein MDGTEALAERFEVHREHLRTVAYRMLGSLDDADDAVQAAWLRVDRAGIDGVENLGGWLTTVTARVCLDMLRLRRTRGEEPLTAAPEAVLERPGGPEPEHEAVLAESVGLAILVVLDRLTPAERVAFVLHDMFAVPFAEIAPVVGRTPVASKKLASRARERVRGRAALDEVDLARHYTVVDAFLAASRGGDLDTLVELLAPDVVRRVDRFAVPTGVAGEVRGARSVAEETRMFAHRARLGAVALVDGRPGIVIAPGGRLFAVLRLSFAAGRITDIEVIAEPARLAAMRLGAGRTGH, from the coding sequence ATGGACGGAACCGAGGCCCTGGCCGAGCGCTTCGAGGTGCATCGTGAGCACCTGCGCACGGTCGCCTATCGCATGCTCGGCTCGCTGGACGACGCCGACGACGCCGTGCAGGCGGCCTGGTTGCGGGTCGACCGGGCGGGGATCGACGGCGTCGAGAACCTGGGCGGGTGGCTGACCACGGTCACCGCGCGGGTGTGCCTCGACATGTTGCGGCTTCGCCGGACCCGGGGCGAGGAGCCGCTGACGGCGGCGCCGGAGGCGGTTTTGGAGCGGCCGGGCGGGCCCGAACCCGAGCACGAGGCGGTGCTGGCCGAGTCCGTGGGTCTGGCCATACTGGTCGTACTCGACCGGTTGACCCCCGCCGAGCGGGTCGCCTTCGTGCTGCACGACATGTTCGCGGTGCCGTTCGCCGAGATCGCGCCGGTGGTGGGACGTACGCCGGTGGCGAGCAAGAAGCTGGCCAGCCGGGCCCGCGAGCGGGTACGCGGGCGGGCCGCGCTCGACGAGGTCGACCTGGCCCGGCACTACACCGTGGTGGACGCGTTCCTGGCCGCTTCGCGCGGCGGCGATCTGGACACGCTGGTCGAACTGCTCGCGCCGGACGTGGTGCGCCGCGTGGACCGGTTCGCGGTACCGACCGGGGTGGCCGGCGAGGTCCGGGGCGCGCGGTCGGTGGCCGAGGAGACCCGGATGTTCGCCCACCGGGCCCGGCTGGGCGCGGTCGCCCTCGTGGACGGGCGGCCCGGCATCGTGATCGCGCCGGGTGGGCGACTGTTCGCGGTGTTGCGGCTGAGCTTCGCGGCCGGGCGGATCACCGACATCGAGGTGATCGCGGAGCCGGCGCGGTTGGCCGCGATGCGGTTGGGCGCGGGGCGCACGGGCCACTGA